GAGAAGATCCCAATGTGCGGTGTTCCCTATCATTCGGCTGAGAACTATATTCAGCGTCTGATTGAAAAGGGGTATAAAGTGGCGATTTGTGAGCAGGTTGAAGATCCTGCCACGGCCAAAGGCGTCGTCCGACGTGAAATTGTACGTGTGGTCACGCCAGGCACGATTATGGAAGGCAAGACGGTAGCGGAGCATACGAATAACTACATACTATGCGTTACCGAACAAGGCGGCAATATGGCGCTGGTGGTCTGTGATCTCTCTACAGGGGAGCTCTATGTAACTTCGGCTCCTGCCAATAAAGAATGGTTGCGTGATGAGATCGGATTATATGATCCGTCCGAAATTATTGGCGATGCCGAACTGCTTGAATGGATCAAGAGTCAGGCGTCCACGATTGGAAAGCCAGTAGTGTATACCCCCTGGGATCGAGGGAAGGAAGAGACGGGACGCAAGCAATTCGGTGAGGCAGCTTGGCTTAGACTTGAACCGGAGCGTCAGCAGGGAATTTCTCTGCTTGTCGGATATCTGAGTGAGACCCAGAAGCGTTCACTTGGGCAGCTTACAAAGATCACTGCCTATGAGCCAGAGCAATATATGATCCTCGATCCGTTTACCCGTCGTAATCTGGAACTAGTCGAAACGGTGCGGGAACGCTCTAAGAAGGGCTCCTTACTGTGGCTGCTTGATAAGACCGAGACATCGATGGGTGCGCGCCTGCTGCGCCGTTGGGTTGATAAACCGCTGCTGCAGAGGAGTAAAATTGAGGAGCGGCTGGAGGCGGTTGATGCGCTGCATCGCGACTTCATATTGCGAGAGGATCTCCGCATCTTGCTTGGTGAGATCTATGATCTGGAGCGCCTGACCGGACGGATTGCCTTTGGTAGTGCAAATGGACGGGACCTGATCGCCCTGAAATCTTCCTTACGACAAGCACCAGCATTGAAGCAGCTGTGCGCGACTTCAGCATCTGACACGCTGCATAAGATCGCTGCCAGCATAGATATATGCGAGGACTTGGCCGAGATGATCGAGACCTCGATTGCGGACGAGCCCCCGATATCGCTGCGTGATGGTGGAATTATCAAGAAGGGCTTCCATGCTCATCTGGATGAGCTCCGGGAAGCGGGGATGAACGGAAAACGCTGGATCGCCGAACTGGAGGTATCGGAGAGGAAATTGACCGGGATCAAGTCATTGAAGATCGGTTATAACAAAGTGTTCGGTTACTACATCGAGGTGACAAAGGCCAATTTGTCCATGCTGCCGGAGGGCCGTTATGAACGGAAGCAGACACTGGCGAATGCCGAACGCTATGTAACGCCAGAGCTTAAGGAGAAAGAACGTCTCATCCTTGAAGCAGAGGAGCAAATGGTCGATCTGGAGTATGCGCTGTTCCAGGAAGTGCGTGAGAAGATCGCTGCCGAGATAACGAGATTACAGTCACTGGCAGAGAGAATCGCTGAGATCGATGTGTATCGTTCACTGGCTGTCGTTGCATCGGATGGGAAATTCGTCCGGCCGGTCCTCAGCGAAGGCTATGACATGGTCATTGAACAAGGTCGCCATCCTGTGGTGGAGTCGGTGCTGAACGATGCGGCATTTATTGCCAATGGAACTGATCTGCGCAAGGATGCAGCAAGTATTCTATTGATTACCGGTCCGAATATGGCCGGGAAGAGTACGTATATGCGTCAGGTTGCACTTATTTCCATTCTGGCGCAAATCGGCAGCTTCGTACCGGCGGGAAAAGCGGAAATACCGTTGATTGACCGTATATTTACGCGGATCGGGGCAGCTGATGATTTGATTGGTGGGCAGAGTACTTTCATGGTCGAGATGGCCGACATTCAGATCATGACGGAAAAAGCGACTCCGCGCAGTTTGATTATTATCGATGAGCTAGGGCGCGG
The window above is part of the Paenibacillus lutimineralis genome. Proteins encoded here:
- the mutS gene encoding DNA mismatch repair protein MutS: MANYTPMIQQYLSVKAQAKDSFLFFRLGDFYEMFFDDAILASKELEITLTGRDGGTSEKIPMCGVPYHSAENYIQRLIEKGYKVAICEQVEDPATAKGVVRREIVRVVTPGTIMEGKTVAEHTNNYILCVTEQGGNMALVVCDLSTGELYVTSAPANKEWLRDEIGLYDPSEIIGDAELLEWIKSQASTIGKPVVYTPWDRGKEETGRKQFGEAAWLRLEPERQQGISLLVGYLSETQKRSLGQLTKITAYEPEQYMILDPFTRRNLELVETVRERSKKGSLLWLLDKTETSMGARLLRRWVDKPLLQRSKIEERLEAVDALHRDFILREDLRILLGEIYDLERLTGRIAFGSANGRDLIALKSSLRQAPALKQLCATSASDTLHKIAASIDICEDLAEMIETSIADEPPISLRDGGIIKKGFHAHLDELREAGMNGKRWIAELEVSERKLTGIKSLKIGYNKVFGYYIEVTKANLSMLPEGRYERKQTLANAERYVTPELKEKERLILEAEEQMVDLEYALFQEVREKIAAEITRLQSLAERIAEIDVYRSLAVVASDGKFVRPVLSEGYDMVIEQGRHPVVESVLNDAAFIANGTDLRKDAASILLITGPNMAGKSTYMRQVALISILAQIGSFVPAGKAEIPLIDRIFTRIGAADDLIGGQSTFMVEMADIQIMTEKATPRSLIIIDELGRGTSTSEGMAIAQAVIEYVHDHIGCKALVSTHFHELAMLEKSLANLHNYSMAVQESGDKVHFLRKLIPGAADSSYGIYCARLAGLPEGIIDRAYGLLQGFELSAAEAAAAQQEDHDASVTGNRGTNGASLGMSRQHTSEDVKSVVSSQQAFADRNGIDSDVSEAGADYRALQSSDMAGTSQPEGLGISGSGTGSMGVPLGEVDTSNPSEVQVAAGEVVQLSMFEDDLPEPRHGKQASAVHQPAALKQMVSMVKHADLMNMTPIQAMQLINELKMKANEL